The following proteins come from a genomic window of Candidatus Methanoperedens sp.:
- a CDS encoding PEF-CTERM sorting domain-containing protein has product MITMTGIALAAGIDANPNPISLNVNEGKSQTVNITSDGPAISKFIIDGVGFNPADKFIISIKDPDGVTHNGSEIENSNPLGWKSPATFIVTYNNKLESNNNYLLKYKVFWVGNPDPFDADSVIRVQITPTPEFPTVALPVAAIIGLVFLLQHRKDKEE; this is encoded by the coding sequence ATGATAACGATGACAGGGATTGCATTGGCTGCTGGTATAGATGCAAATCCCAATCCGATTTCATTAAATGTAAATGAAGGTAAAAGCCAGACCGTAAATATAACATCTGATGGGCCTGCTATTTCCAAATTTATAATTGATGGGGTCGGGTTTAATCCTGCAGATAAATTTATAATCTCAATCAAGGATCCCGATGGGGTTACACATAACGGATCAGAGATAGAAAATTCAAATCCGCTGGGCTGGAAAAGCCCGGCAACTTTTATTGTAACTTATAATAATAAATTGGAATCAAATAACAATTATCTATTGAAATATAAGGTTTTCTGGGTTGGTAATCCGGATCCTTTTGATGCGGATTCAGTAATAAGAGTCCAGATAACACCCACCCCTGAATTTCCTACTGTAGCCCTGCCGGTAGCAGCAATTATCGGCCTTGTATTCTTACTCCAGCACAGGAAAGACAAAGAAGAATAA
- the artC gene encoding archaeosortase C, which produces MVKIINTQKHNVLVVLLVLAFFTGATIQFSEGSIPIGILMFLISLGLTTQFKLQGAYITKSSKSCIVLGIFILFADILYNLKAMNQLGTLDSMALFMGISFIVYGAGKYRQTGEFGIYMSGTFILLFLLFYVILPSLKNDFIHDFDHYFVLLPSLFIATSLTNIDLHIVGIETVHFNGFEDATVVIGGPCSGLYSMMLLLGIIVGYVKIEHITENKKIYLLIFLAVIISYFSNLIRVSILYIIGYYYGIEKMMFVHVYIGWFIFIIISFGIMMALNRIK; this is translated from the coding sequence CTGGTGAAGATTATTAATACGCAAAAACATAATGTCCTGGTAGTTCTACTTGTACTGGCTTTTTTCACAGGCGCAACAATTCAATTCAGTGAAGGCTCCATCCCGATAGGAATCCTAATGTTTCTCATTAGTCTGGGACTTACAACACAGTTTAAGCTTCAGGGCGCATACATAACAAAAAGCTCAAAATCTTGCATTGTGCTTGGAATATTTATATTATTTGCCGATATCTTATATAATCTAAAGGCCATGAATCAGCTCGGTACTCTTGATTCCATGGCTCTTTTTATGGGCATATCTTTTATCGTTTATGGTGCAGGCAAGTACAGGCAGACGGGCGAATTCGGAATATACATGTCCGGAACATTTATTCTATTATTCCTTTTGTTCTATGTAATATTACCATCTCTAAAAAATGATTTCATTCATGATTTTGACCATTATTTTGTACTGCTCCCCTCTCTTTTCATTGCAACCTCTTTAACGAATATTGACCTGCATATTGTCGGGATTGAGACCGTTCATTTCAATGGTTTTGAAGATGCTACCGTTGTAATAGGCGGACCCTGCTCTGGCCTCTATTCAATGATGCTGCTTTTAGGCATTATTGTGGGATATGTTAAGATAGAACATATCACTGAAAATAAAAAGATCTATTTATTGATATTTTTAGCTGTAATCATTTCTTACTTTTCTAATTTGATAAGGGTTTCAATATTATATATTATTGGTTATTATTATGGCATTGAAAAAATGATGTTTGTCCATGTATACATCGGATGGTTTATTTTCATAATAATCAGTTTTGGAATAATGATGGCATTGAACCGGATTAAATGA
- a CDS encoding DUF1616 domain-containing protein produces MKENRTIENLNNRLINNLDLVFIPILVILAIIFVLIPFFNQGLLRIIFALPLIFFLPGYLLIAAMFPKRGELSSIERFTFSIVFSITIIVFDGFGLNYTRWGFKSDSITLSLSLIIGILFLLTFIQRWRYGKESYSFTISDIRSFYHILKNKDPETGPDHTLEKMLIKTMIISILIVSAMMIYAKVTTEPEKFTSLYILGSDGKAENYLTEVSIGEPYSILVGVENYEYAPVNFTLRVSFGGKYLKEYPVILDHNSKWLNNVTFVPELVSFIARGDKTKLGFELFRDNKSYREVHLMVNVNPDSVKFSELPDLINGDMESDKGWLFSGSSPDIKGSYINETISSRVYEISYSSKNPGSSGIIYQDLTTRGDVLAMLSFDVMDSEYSNTSSIAFKQALLDGQVIWETRIGDNNNTWAHIEVPVLLSGKNTLAFRVYSNSTDDLERTVLWDNIKLKLFKGGLPRLGDTLERKGLAVKLYNFSNTENFSSLNFIIENTGKIEKNVSLKPAPVIIDDLDNQYEMLGIGLNDRVKISPVYPGVLKKGTISFRPVNNSAKDLRIILYLNGEKYEFNYHVEPKILGEDGDTSDNINATMGDIITKNGFEVMLNGFQNAPGVTSQVSISVKNIESEEKPFKLNPSAMLIDDLGNQYGMVIIQRSGQIKQTTVYSGAIRRGIIFFKPINPDAKDLKLILYLNENKYEFNFKAQAITLEEKGFSNNISKEINAGPGDTITQDGFALMLKGFQNTPGWYSQVDIAVKNMENERKQFYLSPIIIDDLGNQYEGINIQRSTQIKLSPIYPGVVRRGSMFFEEIDPDAKDLRVIMYLNGKMYKFGLKAESKVLGDSDLQGDISAYFPINATMGEALTRGGLEIKLKSFQNTPGWNSQVFIEARNIENEDKQFKYNLSPVLIDDLGNQYEMVNIKRNNKIEQTTIAPLARIEGAILFEPIKAEAKYIIFVLPISSDKYIFGFEQKNTFI; encoded by the coding sequence ATGAAAGAAAACAGGACAATTGAAAACCTTAACAACCGATTAATTAATAATCTGGATTTAGTTTTTATCCCGATACTTGTCATTTTAGCTATAATCTTCGTCCTGATACCTTTTTTTAACCAGGGATTACTGAGAATTATCTTTGCGTTACCTTTGATATTCTTCCTTCCCGGGTACCTGCTTATTGCAGCAATGTTCCCAAAGCGCGGGGAATTAAGTTCAATTGAAAGATTTACATTTAGCATCGTCTTTAGCATAACAATAATTGTTTTTGACGGATTTGGCCTTAACTATACCCGGTGGGGTTTTAAGTCCGATTCGATAACATTAAGTTTATCTTTGATTATCGGGATTCTTTTCTTATTAACATTTATCCAGAGATGGAGATATGGAAAAGAAAGTTATAGTTTTACCATTTCGGATATAAGATCTTTTTATCATATCCTCAAAAATAAAGATCCCGAAACCGGGCCTGATCATACTCTTGAAAAGATGCTGATCAAAACAATGATAATATCCATACTTATTGTCAGTGCAATGATGATCTATGCAAAAGTGACTACCGAACCTGAGAAATTTACATCTCTTTATATCCTTGGCTCAGATGGAAAAGCTGAGAACTATCTGACTGAAGTCAGCATTGGCGAACCTTATTCAATATTGGTAGGAGTAGAAAATTATGAATATGCACCTGTAAATTTTACGCTCAGGGTGAGTTTCGGAGGAAAATATCTGAAAGAATATCCTGTTATTCTGGATCACAATAGTAAATGGCTAAACAATGTCACATTTGTACCTGAACTGGTATCTTTTATAGCGCGTGGGGATAAAACAAAATTGGGGTTCGAACTATTTAGAGACAATAAATCTTACAGGGAAGTCCATCTTATGGTTAACGTCAACCCGGATTCAGTCAAATTCTCAGAACTTCCCGACCTCATTAACGGCGATATGGAATCAGATAAGGGCTGGTTGTTTTCCGGAAGCAGTCCTGATATCAAAGGTAGCTATATAAATGAAACAATCTCCTCCAGAGTTTATGAAATAAGCTATAGCTCAAAAAATCCTGGTTCCTCTGGAATCATATATCAGGATCTAACGACCCGGGGGGATGTACTGGCAATGCTTTCATTTGATGTCATGGATTCGGAGTATTCAAATACATCATCAATTGCATTCAAACAGGCATTACTTGACGGACAGGTCATATGGGAAACAAGGATCGGGGATAATAATAACACCTGGGCACATATTGAAGTGCCGGTACTGTTGTCGGGGAAGAATACTCTTGCATTTCGGGTTTACAGTAATTCAACCGATGATCTGGAAAGAACTGTCCTGTGGGATAATATAAAATTAAAACTTTTTAAAGGCGGATTGCCTCGATTAGGAGATACTCTGGAAAGGAAGGGTCTGGCAGTTAAGTTATATAATTTTTCGAACACTGAAAATTTCTCTTCATTAAATTTTATAATTGAAAATACAGGAAAAATAGAGAAAAATGTGAGTTTAAAACCAGCTCCTGTCATAATCGATGATCTTGACAATCAATATGAGATGTTAGGAATCGGATTGAATGACCGGGTAAAAATATCGCCAGTTTATCCCGGAGTCTTAAAGAAAGGAACGATAAGTTTCAGGCCGGTAAATAATAGTGCAAAAGATCTCAGGATAATCCTATATCTGAATGGGGAGAAGTACGAATTCAACTATCATGTCGAACCGAAAATACTAGGCGAGGATGGGGATACATCTGATAACATAAATGCAACTATGGGAGATATAATTACTAAAAATGGATTTGAGGTCATGTTAAATGGCTTTCAAAACGCACCTGGAGTGACTTCCCAGGTCAGTATTTCTGTCAAGAACATAGAAAGTGAAGAGAAACCATTTAAATTAAATCCATCTGCGATGCTGATCGATGATCTTGGCAACCAGTATGGGATGGTTATAATCCAGAGAAGCGGCCAGATAAAACAGACCACTGTTTATTCCGGGGCAATAAGAAGAGGTATTATATTTTTCAAGCCAATAAATCCTGATGCAAAAGATCTCAAGTTGATTCTATATTTAAATGAAAATAAATATGAATTCAATTTCAAAGCACAAGCAATAACATTGGAAGAAAAGGGTTTTTCCAATAATATTTCAAAAGAAATAAATGCTGGTCCGGGAGATACGATCACTCAGGATGGATTTGCTTTGATGTTAAAAGGATTTCAAAACACTCCTGGTTGGTATTCCCAGGTTGATATTGCTGTCAAAAATATGGAAAATGAAAGAAAGCAATTTTACCTATCTCCGATAATTATTGATGATCTGGGCAACCAATACGAGGGCATTAATATCCAGAGAAGCACCCAGATAAAATTATCCCCCATATATCCCGGGGTTGTAAGGAGAGGTTCTATGTTTTTTGAAGAAATAGATCCTGATGCAAAAGACCTCAGGGTGATTATGTATTTGAACGGGAAGATGTACAAATTTGGCTTAAAGGCCGAATCAAAAGTATTGGGCGATAGTGATCTTCAAGGCGATATATCGGCCTATTTTCCGATTAATGCTACTATGGGAGAAGCACTCACCCGGGGTGGATTAGAAATAAAACTAAAAAGCTTTCAAAATACTCCTGGCTGGAATTCCCAGGTTTTTATTGAAGCCAGGAATATTGAAAATGAAGACAAACAATTCAAATATAATTTGTCTCCGGTACTCATCGATGATCTTGGCAATCAATATGAAATGGTTAATATCAAAAGGAACAATAAGATAGAACAAACTACTATAGCCCCACTTGCCCGGATAGAAGGTGCAATACTTTTTGAGCCGATAAAGGCAGAAGCAAAATATATTATATTTGTTTTGCCCATTTCTTCAGATAAATATATATTTGGTTTTGAACAGAAGAATACTTTCATTTAA